From the genome of Penaeus monodon isolate SGIC_2016 chromosome 11, NSTDA_Pmon_1, whole genome shotgun sequence:
ttctttctttaactctcGGTAtgcccctctctatatatatctatttccctctctctctctctctctctctctctctctttctctctctctctctctctctctctctctctctctctctcacacacacacacacgtacccacctcccccacacaagcactcactccctttccctcaaaaaaaaaaaaaaaaaaaacacccacccctacgccaacacaacacacccacacacaacaccctccctccctctctcctctaacgCAGTCCACCCTCTTCACGTATATCACCCACAGACCCTCCTACCTTCTGTGTATCGCGTTTCCTATAAGCCTTGATGTAGAAGTCGGTGAAGAGGACGAGGAACACAACAGCCATGATGCCAACCCAGCGGACAATCGGCGTCGGGACAGTACACTCAACCGTCATAGCCTGAAAATGACAGAGcagcgggagggggaaggaagttcAGTCATGAGAAATTCTAAGGCTTTCGTCTGATATTTCAGAAAAAAGACTTTGCTTGATACAACAATTTCAGTATTTAACAAGTtctactaatatacatatagatatacatagatgcacacacaggcacactaaacatatacgcacaaacacacacacgcacaaatatatatatatatatatatatatatatatatatatatatatatatattatatatatatatatatgtatatatacatatatatatatatatatatatatatatatatatatatatatatatatattatatatatatatatataaatatatatatatatatatatatatatatatatatatatatacacacacacacacacacacacacacacacacacacacacacacacacaccacacacaccacaaaacatatacgcacatacacaccacgcacaaatatatatatatatatatatatatatatatatatatatatatatatatatatatatacatatatatttatatatacatacatatatacatatttgtgtgcgtgtgtgtatgtatatagtatgtatatatatatatatatatatatatatatatatatatatatatatatatatatatatacatatatatatatatatatatatataatatatatatatatatatatatatatatatatatatatatatatatatacatatatatacatatatatatatatatatatgtgtgtgtgtgtgtgtgtgtgtgtttgtgtaattctatatatctatatctatatctgtctatctatctatctatctatctatctatctatctatctatctatctatatatctatatatatgaatatatacatatttatatatatttatacacacacatacacacacacacacacatttatctacatccacacacgcacataaacatatggttgtatacatataaacacatcatatatatcataccataAACGAATCTGCATAATAGTAAAACCAACAGATACAGAAAGGAAACCCAGCCGGCTCACCGTCATCGAATGCAAGACCATCAACACGAACTGGACCATCTGCATCGACGTGACGTACTTCTTCCACCACAGGAACGGCTTGGCGATGGGGCCCAGGGCGGCCAGGAGGTAGTAGGTGTACATGACCGTGTGCACGAGAGCATTCAGGAACCCGGCGAAGGTGTTGTGGCCgcctggagggagggaggccaaGGGGAGCGGTTGTCAAGGTCGGTGGTTCGATGGTGTTGGTTGTTAGGCGGTTGTTAATCTGTGTTGGTTGTTAGTTGGTTGTTAATCTGTGTTGCTTGTTAGGTGGTTGTTAATCTGTGTTGGTTGTTAATTTGTGTTGGTTGTTGATTTGTGTTGGTTGTTAGTTGGTTGTTAATTTGTGTTGGTTGTAAATTGATATCGGCTGTTGTTACTAAATGTTGGTTGCGAATACTGTTGATTTCAGAAGTGTTAGCATCTCGCTTGCTAAGATGGGGCGCTAACAGGGCGAAGACTCCTTGAAATCTTATCCACTTACCCGGTTCGTCTATCCATTTCATCTGGCGCTTCTATCCTCTCAACCGCCCTACTACCCACCTACCTCATCCTTATATGCCCTCATCCACCCagacccccaccctccccccatctaCCATTTTACCACAATTACCTCTTCCTTTAATCCTTCCACCTCTCATCCACCTCACCACCCCTCATCTCtaccctcccatcccctcacccaccctcccatcccctcacccaccctcccatcccctcacccaccctcccatcccctcatccaccctcccatccccttaCCCGGATGATAGCGGACGCCGTACCACATGCTGATGGGCATCGTGGCGTGGTGGACGACGtggaggagggagatgtgggCGTATTTCTTGTGCGCCACGAAGAAGATCTGTCaggggatagatagagatgaagggatagatagatggatagatggatagatagagatgaagggatggatagatggagtggatagatatatggatggagagatagataggtagggatgaatggatagatagcgATAGATACTGAATCTATGATTTTGTCGTAACGTGCTCATGTATCATCGTCAGTGACATTTATTCCATTCATTATTAATCAAAAACCCGATATATACATTCTGTTCATTCCTATATTTCACTTACTGTATCTATGAAGTCGACGAATTTCGAGAAATAATACCAATAGGCAGCGTTCAGCATCtgcaattttgattaaaaaagacaaaaaaaaaaaaattaaactaatttCTTCTAAGAAATCTCTTAACCCCAAAGAGATATTTTAAGTCActagaacagacaaacagaaactgcAATAACAGTCACAGCAGTATACCAATCAAtcatgtataaaaataatgataataataataaaaactcagaaacagaaataaaacggCAATCCTGAAGTCAATTTTCCTCACCCTAAGAGCTCTCGGGTTGTTGCTGAAGTCACAAGGTTCACACACGATGTTGTATTTCCCGAACCAGCCGGCCATTCCAGACTGGGGACAAGGGAGGAATTAGATGAGGTATTCTAGGATTATGCTTTTGTATGGTCCGATGCTCGATGTGAATGCAGAGGGTTGTGAAAGAGAGGttgttagggagagagagagagagagagagagagagagggagagagaaatgagagagcgagagagagagagagagagagagagagagagagagagagagagagagagagagagagagagagagagagagagagagagagagaggaattgacagacaaatagataatgaGACAGACGGACAGCTAGAGAACCGAGGGGAACGAGAGGCCTCACCTCCAGGAAGATCCACCCCGAGAGCGCCACCTGGAAGGCGTTGTAAAGCAGCATCAGCGTCTTGAGACCCTTCAGGGGCTCGCGGTTCCTCATGTACTTGGGCCCAATCCAGGTGACGAAGGCGATGTAGGCGAGGCACAGGACGAAGGTGGGGATCGGGGAGAGCATGAGGAGCCAGGTGTTTTGGCGCTTGTCCTTGGGGAAAGAGTTGGCCACGGTCATGTCCCCGTAGGTGTAGCTGAGGACGCAGATCACGGCCGCCCAGATGCCGTTCGAGAAGAGCTCCTCCTCGCACTCgtctgagggagggggggggggggtgagagggagggggagagggaaggaggggtgacggagggaagggtaggggagggaggggtgagggagggagggggagaaggagagggggaacaaggaggaggatggtggggtttgtggagggggggtggacggaggaggagtagaaggaggaggacgaggacgtggaggaggaagagcaaaaggaagaagaagaatagtaattaatattttttccccttttcttttctgggAGAGTTAATaacatttcttttcatttgaagAATCGGGAACGTTTATCACAAAATGAACGGCAACTACCAACGATTCGACATTTCAAGCTACAGTgatgataaggaaataaaaaaaaaacgaaaataaatcgcAGATGAGAatccacgagaaaaaaaaacttttttcattattatcattatcattatttatttaaaaaaaagaaaaccctatgATTTACCTTGCTTTGTGCGGGACTGCGACTCCTCTTCGGTCCGTGGCTTCTGGGCGACCGAGCGCGGTTCGACGGGGCCGGACGCGGACATCCTGGGGGGAGACCGGGGAAATGTAGCTatttgagacacacacacacacacacacacaaacacacgcaca
Proteins encoded in this window:
- the LOC119578906 gene encoding elongation of very long chain fatty acids protein-like, yielding MSASGPVEPRSVAQKPRTEEESQSRTKQDECEEELFSNGIWAAVICVLSYTYGDMTVANSFPKDKRQNTWLLMLSPIPTFVLCLAYIAFVTWIGPKYMRNREPLKGLKTLMLLYNAFQVALSGWIFLESGMAGWFGKYNIVCEPCDFSNNPRALRMLNAAYWYYFSKFVDFIDTIFFVAHKKYAHISLLHVVHHATMPISMWYGVRYHPGGHNTFAGFLNALVHTVMYTYYLLAALGPIAKPFLWWKKYVTSMQMVQFVLMVLHSMTAMTVECTVPTPIVRWVGIMAVVFLVLFTDFYIKAYRKRDTQKKLGGAHDHSNGSLKPSQNGLCFPALNGEVGATTLLPEALPMKELPKDLPRDMSVRSRVRGEAGDSH